From a single Staphylococcus epidermidis genomic region:
- the cydC gene encoding thiol reductant ABC exporter subunit CydC, translating to MKSHIHFSIDRDLICAIMVGVLSGIVTLAMFFLSGYMITQSALGAPLYALMILVVSVKLFGFLRAITRYIERLLSHKTTFTMLRNVRVQFLKMLYPVVPDIYRRFNSSDLITKMISRVEALQNIYLRVYYPPIVIGLTAIVSVITMLFLSPLHALVITLSMLLTLWIVPWLSAMKARKLKQQVTQTQKTFLKRYYDYKEGHEELKRFNRSDDFKNTVSQSLRQFDDMQLKERRFLSIYDYLLNLIAMFSIFMCLMLGAQQIHDGQLNAIYITSIILMILTLFEQAVPMSNVAYYKADTDLALEEIHEVIVPKYKIPSEHTNLKRSQNLLLEIKNVTFKYEHQHHSTLKQINLTIEYGDKVAIIGPSGSGKSTLLHVLLGLYQIEEGEVRLNGKDMNSINDNDKYQTFNAMLQSQYIFDGSIRDNLFSEQSDDNLKKVLEDVGLEYLNLDSIVTLDGHNLSGGEAQRLSLARLLLRPSAGFWILDEPTTALDINNTEKIINLIESLSQTLIIATHDLEILPRFNKIIVMNDGEIIENGSYQELMQHDGYLKKVIEMNGNEMKFLIK from the coding sequence ATGAAATCACATATTCATTTTAGTATAGATAGAGATTTAATATGCGCTATCATGGTAGGTGTTTTAAGCGGAATTGTAACATTAGCAATGTTCTTTTTAAGTGGTTATATGATTACTCAAAGTGCGCTAGGTGCGCCACTTTATGCATTAATGATTTTAGTTGTATCTGTTAAATTGTTTGGTTTTTTAAGAGCAATTACACGCTATATAGAAAGATTACTTTCACACAAGACGACATTTACAATGTTACGTAATGTACGAGTTCAATTTTTAAAAATGCTATATCCAGTCGTTCCAGATATCTATAGAAGATTTAATTCAAGTGATCTTATTACAAAAATGATAAGCCGTGTAGAAGCTTTACAAAACATATATCTGAGAGTATATTACCCACCGATTGTAATCGGATTAACTGCAATTGTTTCAGTAATAACTATGTTGTTTTTATCTCCACTACATGCATTAGTGATTACTTTAAGTATGTTATTAACTTTATGGATTGTTCCTTGGTTAAGTGCTATGAAAGCACGTAAATTAAAGCAACAAGTGACCCAAACGCAAAAAACATTTCTTAAAAGATATTATGATTATAAAGAAGGTCATGAAGAATTAAAACGTTTCAATCGCAGCGATGACTTCAAAAATACAGTTTCCCAGTCTTTACGACAATTTGATGATATGCAACTTAAGGAACGCCGATTTCTTTCTATTTATGACTACTTGTTAAACTTAATTGCGATGTTCTCAATATTTATGTGTTTAATGTTAGGTGCGCAACAGATTCATGATGGTCAGCTCAATGCTATTTATATTACAAGTATTATATTGATGATATTAACTTTATTTGAACAAGCAGTACCTATGAGCAATGTGGCATATTATAAAGCAGATACAGACCTGGCACTTGAAGAGATACACGAGGTTATTGTACCTAAGTATAAAATTCCTTCAGAACATACAAACTTAAAGCGTTCGCAAAATCTTTTATTAGAAATTAAAAATGTCACATTTAAATATGAACATCAACATCATTCTACTTTAAAACAGATTAATCTAACCATTGAATATGGTGATAAGGTGGCAATCATTGGTCCTTCAGGATCAGGTAAAAGTACTTTACTTCATGTATTACTTGGGCTATATCAAATAGAAGAAGGAGAAGTGAGATTAAATGGTAAGGATATGAACAGTATCAATGACAATGATAAATATCAAACATTTAATGCAATGCTTCAATCTCAATATATTTTTGATGGTTCAATTCGTGATAATTTATTTTCTGAGCAATCAGATGATAACCTCAAAAAGGTTCTCGAAGATGTTGGATTAGAATATTTAAATTTAGATAGTATAGTTACGTTAGACGGTCACAATTTATCAGGTGGGGAAGCTCAACGTCTAAGTTTAGCGAGATTGCTATTAAGACCTTCGGCCGGTTTTTGGATATTAGATGAACCTACTACAGCACTAGATATTAATAATACCGAAAAAATTATAAATTTGATTGAATCCTTATCCCAAACACTCATCATAGCTACACATGATTTAGAAATACTTCCAAGATTTAATAAAATTATAGTCATGAATGACGGAGAAATAATAGAAAATGGTTCATATCAAGAATTAATGCAGCATGACGGTTATTTAAAAAAAGTAATAGAAATGAATGGAAACGAAATGAAATTTTTAATTAAATAA
- a CDS encoding ABC transporter ATP-binding protein/permease has protein sequence MKKLTKMVLSYKLYPTLMLIMSVFLSFTVVAQNISISHFLNHLLYYQQQSLLLLLSVIFISLILRATFNMLIQFLGDHLAFKVKHMLREQVILKKSVRSIGEEINILTESIDGIGPFFQSYLPQVFKSMLIPIVIIITMCFVHLPTAIIMIVTAPFIPLFYVIFGLKTRDESKDQMTYLNQFSQRFLNTAKGLITFKLLNQTKQSEQQLYKDSTRFRDLTMRILKSAFLSGLMLEFISMLGIGLVALEAALSLVVFNHINFVTAAIAIILAPEFYNAIKDLGQAFHTGKQSEGASDVVFSFLESEDKADSPTLKVDEQQFEQVLIKHVDFQYANSNHMALKNISFSVNKGEKVAIVGPSGAGKSTLAKLLSQSVTPTHGTLSFNQASLNIGFLSQRPHIFADSIKNNIAMYDDEICDEQVIQVLDEVGLKEKVLSLKYGIYTSIGEGGEMLSGGQMRRIELSRLLLLKPDIVIFDEPAIGLDIETEKVIQQVLEHHFSTTTVFIIAHRDSTIRSSARRIYIESGHLIKDDSIISVTRSEVKIDQ, from the coding sequence GTGAAAAAACTAACAAAAATGGTTTTAAGTTATAAATTATACCCCACACTCATGTTAATCATGAGCGTTTTTTTATCTTTTACGGTCGTTGCGCAAAACATTTCAATTTCACACTTTTTAAATCACTTACTGTATTATCAACAACAATCTTTATTATTATTGTTATCAGTTATTTTTATCTCTCTTATTTTAAGAGCAACATTTAATATGCTGATTCAATTTTTAGGAGATCATTTGGCATTTAAAGTAAAACATATGCTTAGAGAACAAGTGATTTTGAAAAAAAGTGTCCGTTCAATTGGTGAAGAAATAAATATTTTAACTGAAAGTATTGATGGTATCGGTCCGTTCTTTCAGAGTTATTTACCTCAAGTCTTTAAATCAATGTTGATTCCCATCGTTATTATTATTACCATGTGTTTTGTTCATTTACCTACTGCTATTATTATGATAGTTACCGCACCTTTTATTCCATTGTTTTATGTTATTTTTGGACTTAAAACAAGAGATGAGTCAAAGGATCAAATGACATATTTAAACCAGTTTAGTCAACGTTTTTTAAATACAGCTAAAGGTCTTATTACATTTAAACTTTTAAATCAAACGAAACAATCTGAGCAACAACTTTATAAAGACAGTACACGTTTTAGAGATTTAACAATGCGTATTTTGAAAAGTGCCTTTTTATCAGGACTTATGCTTGAGTTCATAAGTATGTTAGGGATTGGATTGGTCGCATTGGAAGCGGCTTTAAGCTTAGTTGTATTTAACCATATCAACTTTGTGACTGCAGCGATAGCGATTATTTTAGCTCCTGAATTTTATAATGCGATTAAAGATTTAGGTCAAGCATTTCATACAGGTAAGCAAAGTGAAGGTGCTAGCGATGTGGTGTTTTCATTTTTAGAATCTGAAGATAAAGCTGATTCTCCTACATTAAAAGTGGATGAGCAACAGTTTGAACAAGTTTTAATTAAGCATGTTGATTTTCAATACGCTAATAGTAATCATATGGCTTTGAAAAACATTTCTTTTTCGGTAAATAAAGGAGAAAAGGTCGCTATTGTGGGACCGAGTGGTGCAGGGAAATCCACTTTAGCTAAGTTGCTTAGTCAATCAGTAACACCCACACATGGAACACTTTCATTTAACCAAGCATCATTAAATATCGGATTTCTAAGTCAGCGCCCACATATATTTGCAGATTCTATCAAAAATAATATTGCAATGTATGATGATGAGATATGTGATGAGCAAGTGATTCAAGTGCTTGATGAAGTGGGGTTAAAAGAGAAAGTACTTTCATTAAAATATGGTATCTATACTTCTATTGGTGAAGGTGGGGAAATGTTATCAGGTGGACAAATGAGACGTATTGAGTTAAGTCGTTTATTATTATTGAAACCAGATATTGTAATTTTTGATGAACCAGCGATAGGATTAGATATTGAAACTGAAAAGGTCATACAACAAGTATTAGAGCATCATTTTTCTACAACGACAGTGTTTATTATTGCACACCGTGATTCAACCATTCGAAGTTCAGCACGGCGTATATATATCGAAAGTGGTCATCTTATAAAAGATGATTCGATAATTTCTGTTACGCGTAGTGAGGTGAAGATAGATCAATGA
- a CDS encoding undecaprenyl-diphosphate phosphatase, producing the protein MFLLELIKGIILGIVEGLTEFAPVSSTGHMILVDDMWLKSTNFLGSQSAFTFKVVIQLGSVFAAAWVFRERFLEILHIGQHKPEPSTSGDRRSKPRRLNLIHVLVGMVPAGILGFLFDDLIEKYLFSVPTVLIGLFIGAIYMIIADKYSKTVQHPQTVDQINYFQAFVIGISQAIAMWPGFSRSGSTISTGVLMKLNHKAASDFTFIMSVPIMLAASGLSLLKHYEYIHLAHIPFYILGFLAAFIVGLIAIKTFLHLINKVKLVPFAIYRIVLVIFIAILYFGFGIGKGI; encoded by the coding sequence ATGTTTTTACTTGAATTAATAAAAGGCATCATCTTAGGTATCGTAGAAGGACTTACCGAATTCGCCCCTGTTTCATCTACTGGGCACATGATACTTGTCGATGATATGTGGTTAAAGTCAACTAATTTTCTCGGTTCTCAATCAGCATTCACATTTAAAGTTGTTATACAGTTAGGTTCAGTATTTGCGGCCGCCTGGGTATTTAGAGAACGCTTCTTAGAAATTTTACATATTGGCCAACATAAACCTGAACCTTCCACTTCGGGAGACAGACGTTCAAAACCACGACGTCTGAATTTAATACATGTATTAGTAGGTATGGTCCCAGCAGGGATTTTAGGATTTTTATTTGATGATTTAATTGAAAAATACTTATTTAGTGTACCAACAGTCTTAATTGGTTTATTTATAGGTGCCATTTATATGATTATAGCTGATAAGTATTCTAAAACTGTTCAGCATCCTCAAACAGTAGATCAAATTAATTATTTCCAAGCATTTGTCATTGGTATCTCTCAAGCAATAGCTATGTGGCCTGGATTTAGTAGATCCGGTTCAACGATTTCAACAGGTGTTCTTATGAAATTGAATCATAAAGCTGCATCTGATTTCACTTTTATTATGTCGGTACCAATTATGTTAGCTGCAAGTGGATTATCTTTACTAAAACATTATGAGTATATTCATTTAGCACACATACCATTCTACATTTTAGGATTTTTAGCGGCATTTATTGTTGGATTAATTGCAATTAAAACATTCTTACACTTAATTAATAAAGTTAAGTTAGTACCTTTTGCTATTTATAGAATTGTCTTAGTTATTTTTATAGCAATCCTATACTTCGGATTCGGTATTGGCAAAGGAATTTAA
- a CDS encoding GyrI-like domain-containing protein, protein MKYKIEKLDDSSVVYMRMIGTYQSDKNFEMMKTFKHWIQTNHYWKYVEKYGVLGIALDNPLHVQSNQCRYDVVLRIDETVNDQTISKRDFTGGIYAVFKVSHTKINIEKFFSNLENILNESHLRMRNEPIIERYIEEEGTDKVCEMLVPIYEVN, encoded by the coding sequence ATGAAATATAAGATTGAAAAATTGGATGACAGTAGCGTCGTTTATATGAGAATGATAGGTACTTATCAAAGTGATAAAAACTTTGAAATGATGAAGACTTTTAAGCATTGGATTCAGACTAATCATTATTGGAAATATGTTGAGAAATACGGTGTGTTAGGTATAGCATTAGATAATCCTCTCCACGTTCAAAGTAATCAATGTAGATATGACGTTGTTTTGAGAATAGATGAAACAGTAAATGATCAGACAATATCTAAAAGAGATTTTACAGGTGGCATATATGCTGTGTTTAAAGTTAGTCATACAAAAATAAATATAGAGAAGTTCTTTAGCAATTTAGAAAATATTTTAAATGAAAGTCATTTGCGTATGAGAAATGAACCAATTATAGAGAGATACATTGAAGAAGAGGGAACAGATAAAGTGTGTGAAATGTTAGTGCCTATCTATGAAGTAAATTAA
- a CDS encoding YaiI/YqxD family protein encodes MKTNVIIDGDACPVVNSVIELTKGTGIFVTILRSFSHFSQQIQPEHVKIVYVDDGPDAVDYKIVELASNNDIVITQDYGLASLLIDKVHTVMHHKGNIYHSNNIQSLLDQRYLNAQIRRRGGRHKGPPPFTTEDRLKFEHAFRKIINQI; translated from the coding sequence ATGAAGACTAACGTAATTATAGATGGAGATGCTTGTCCTGTTGTTAATTCTGTCATTGAATTGACGAAAGGGACAGGCATTTTTGTTACAATTTTAAGAAGTTTTAGCCATTTTTCACAACAAATACAACCCGAACATGTAAAAATTGTATACGTTGATGACGGTCCCGATGCGGTAGACTATAAAATAGTCGAACTTGCTAGCAATAATGATATCGTCATCACACAAGATTATGGACTTGCTAGTCTACTGATAGACAAAGTACATACTGTCATGCATCATAAAGGAAATATTTATCACTCAAACAACATCCAAAGCTTATTAGATCAAAGATATCTAAATGCTCAAATAAGAAGACGAGGTGGTCGTCACAAAGGCCCTCCTCCCTTCACAACAGAGGATAGACTTAAATTCGAGCATGCTTTTAGAAAAATCATTAATCAAATATAG
- a CDS encoding TIGR00730 family Rossman fold protein has protein sequence MKRIAVYCGASKGKNPSYVKEAYELGKYMAEQGYELVFGAGSVGIMGAIQDGILEHGGKAIGVMPKMLDEREITSQKVSELILVDSMHERKNKMTELADAFIMAPGGAGSLEEFFEMYSWAQIGIHQKPIGVFNLNGFFEPLQHLIDHMIKEGFIDEKYQKLAPLYDTKESLIEGLKHYKPLGVRTYD, from the coding sequence ATGAAAAGAATTGCTGTTTATTGTGGTGCAAGTAAAGGGAAAAACCCATCTTATGTTAAAGAGGCATACGAATTAGGAAAATATATGGCTGAACAAGGATACGAGCTTGTATTCGGAGCAGGATCAGTCGGCATTATGGGAGCTATTCAAGATGGCATACTTGAGCATGGCGGTAAAGCTATCGGTGTCATGCCTAAAATGTTAGATGAACGAGAAATAACAAGCCAAAAAGTAAGTGAGCTTATATTAGTAGATTCTATGCATGAACGAAAAAATAAAATGACTGAACTTGCCGATGCTTTTATTATGGCTCCAGGCGGTGCTGGTTCATTAGAAGAATTTTTTGAAATGTATAGTTGGGCTCAAATTGGTATACACCAAAAGCCTATAGGTGTATTTAATTTAAATGGATTCTTTGAGCCACTACAACACTTAATCGACCATATGATTAAAGAAGGATTTATTGATGAGAAATATCAAAAGCTTGCACCTTTATATGATACTAAAGAATCACTCATCGAAGGACTTAAACATTACAAACCACTTGGTGTACGTACATACGATTAA
- a CDS encoding GNAT family N-acetyltransferase: MVIYIETERLNLRDWETKDLLPFQKMNANAQVRRYFPSLLSYRRSEIDMENMDSIIQESGLGLFAVELKETGEWLGFIGVNYVSKDSHYPFKELPFYEIGWRLIPEVWGNGLATEGAEAVMKYARDKGIKELYSFTSENNLPSRKVMEKLGMTFLDNFEYPNLSKYHPLKRHVRYYKELLPS; this comes from the coding sequence ATGGTTATTTATATTGAAACTGAACGTTTAAACTTAAGAGATTGGGAAACCAAAGATTTATTACCTTTTCAAAAAATGAATGCTAATGCGCAAGTACGTAGATACTTCCCTAGTTTACTTAGTTATCGTCGTTCTGAGATAGACATGGAAAATATGGATAGCATAATACAAGAGAGTGGCCTAGGTTTATTTGCTGTAGAGTTGAAAGAGACGGGAGAATGGTTAGGGTTTATAGGTGTGAATTACGTTTCAAAAGATAGCCATTACCCTTTTAAAGAGTTACCGTTTTATGAAATAGGTTGGAGGCTAATTCCAGAAGTATGGGGAAATGGTCTAGCTACAGAAGGGGCAGAAGCCGTAATGAAATATGCTAGAGATAAAGGAATTAAAGAATTATATAGTTTTACTTCTGAAAATAATTTGCCTTCTAGAAAAGTCATGGAAAAATTAGGAATGACTTTTTTAGACAATTTTGAATATCCGAATCTTAGTAAATACCATCCCCTTAAACGTCATGTAAGATATTATAAAGAGCTACTTCCTTCTTGA
- a CDS encoding SA0632 family lipoprotein: MRKWLTLLLITTLVLTACGKSNEKASLEKSIDQLKKENKDLKKQKKKLQEQKDKLKHKQDSLQEDVNDLPAKSTSRDKKNKDNHDAKEKSSDNQSTSANHDDQTNKIKSNQDEHDSQSSKPHTQQKPSQNDRKNNHRQER; this comes from the coding sequence ATGAGAAAATGGTTAACCTTACTATTAATTACAACATTGGTGTTAACTGCATGTGGTAAAAGTAACGAAAAAGCTTCTTTAGAAAAAAGCATTGATCAGTTGAAAAAAGAAAATAAGGATTTAAAAAAACAGAAGAAAAAGTTACAAGAGCAAAAGGATAAGCTTAAACACAAACAGGATAGTCTCCAAGAAGATGTAAATGACTTGCCTGCTAAAAGCACATCCCGAGATAAGAAAAATAAAGATAATCATGATGCAAAAGAAAAGTCTTCAGATAATCAATCGACATCTGCTAATCATGATGATCAAACTAACAAAATAAAAAGCAATCAAGATGAACATGACAGTCAATCCTCTAAACCACATACACAGCAGAAGCCCTCACAGAATGATAGAAAAAATAATCATCGACAAGAACGATAG
- a CDS encoding DUF1129 family protein, whose product MKSTAQLTKENNVKALRLNNTDREIFENYMTYVRADLRVNPHDSELMLNRTLKHLIRAGDTGMLAMEFFNHDPKAHAKKEIRELPNETFKNIFKYISHNFILLIGIFCFLKGLIGFFIGGDSNLLYLYTFPLTVIIGLVIIFLFIWMNFKTVQLQCFNNSYWTWWLTYGVIALLLITLFYVFFIPQSFLAFGPYIKVSNWTFIIIAIIIIPISFYVNHHFYNKEANTRI is encoded by the coding sequence ATGAAATCCACTGCGCAATTAACAAAGGAGAATAATGTCAAAGCTTTGCGACTGAACAATACCGATCGTGAAATATTTGAAAATTACATGACATATGTGCGTGCTGACTTACGAGTTAACCCTCACGATTCAGAATTAATGTTAAACCGTACTTTGAAACACTTAATTCGTGCAGGTGATACTGGAATGCTTGCGATGGAGTTTTTCAACCATGATCCTAAAGCACATGCTAAAAAAGAGATAAGGGAACTCCCAAATGAAACATTTAAAAACATTTTTAAATATATAAGTCATAACTTCATTCTTTTAATAGGTATTTTTTGTTTTCTCAAAGGATTGATTGGCTTTTTTATAGGGGGCGATAGTAATTTACTATATTTATATACGTTTCCCCTAACTGTCATTATTGGTTTAGTAATTATATTTTTATTTATTTGGATGAACTTTAAAACGGTACAATTACAGTGCTTTAACAACTCTTATTGGACCTGGTGGCTCACCTATGGTGTCATCGCATTATTATTAATCACTCTTTTTTATGTTTTTTTTATACCGCAATCATTTTTAGCGTTTGGACCATATATTAAAGTTAGTAATTGGACTTTCATCATTATTGCGATAATAATCATCCCTATTTCATTTTATGTGAATCATCACTTTTATAATAAAGAAGCAAATACACGCATATAA